The Nitrospira sp. genome segment AAAAGATGGTTCGCTCATCTGGGTTCATAAGACGGTATCGCTCCTCCGAGATGCGCATCAAAGGCCGCTCCATTTCATTTCCGTCATTGAGGATATCGATGATCGGAAGCAGGCGGAGGAAGCGCTGCGCAAGGCGCAATCGCGCTTGCAACGCTGGAACGTGGAGCTCGAACAGGCGGTGAACATGAAAACGGCTGAATTGCGGCAGTCGCAGGACCGCCTGCGCGCGCTGACGAGCGAGTTGAACCTGGCGGAGCAGCGCGAACGGCAACGCTTGGCCACCGAACTGCACGACCATCTGCAGCAGATGTTGGTCGTCGGTAAGTTGACGATCGGGCAGGGCAAGCGGAGCGCAAGCGGCGTGCCCGCTTGTGAAAGCGTCTTGAAGAAGGTCGATGATATCTTGTCCGATGCGTTGACCTATAGCCGGACGTTGGTGGCGGAGCTCAGCCCGCCGGTCCTGCGTGATCATGGCTTGGCCGCCAGTCTCAAGTGGCTCGGCGAGTACATGACAAAAAAACATGAGCAAACCGTGACCGTCGTCGTGCCGGAGGATCAAGATCTTGACCTGCCGGAGGATCAACGTTTGTTGCTCTTTCAATCGGTGCGTGAGCTTCTGATCAATTCGGCCAAGCATGCTGGAACAGGACGAGCCGCTCTCACGATGGAACAGCGAGCGGACCATCTCTGCATCACCGTGAAGGACGAGGGGACAGGATTCGATCTTGCGGCTGCAGCGGCGGTGGGAGCGCCTAGTGACGAGATGTCGTCCAAGTTTGGTTTATATAGCATACAGGAACGGATGCGGGCATTGGGCGGCTCCTTCACCATTGACTCCGTTCCGGGGCACGGGACCATGGCGACGCTGATCTTGCCGCTGGTCAAAAGCGTGGGGGACAACCAGTCGCCTCCTCCAGTCACTGAACCCGAGGAGGTCTGTGCAAGGGTTCATGCCGATGGGGCCGCTGGCCTCGCGAAAGGACGGATGACGGTACCGGTGCTGCTCGTGGACGATCACGCGATGGTGCGGCAAGGACTGCGATCGGTGTTGGATGCCTATGCAGATATTCAGGTCGTCGGAGAGGCCCGCGATGGCGTGGAGGCGGTGAAATTGGTCGAGAAGCTCCGACCTCGAGCGGTGATCATGGACATCAACCTGCCGAAGATGAATGGGATCGAAGCCACGACGCAGATCAAAACCAAATGGCCGGAGACCACCGTCATCGGCATTTCCGTGAACATCGGGGACGACAACAGCGACGCGATGTACCAAGCCGGAGCGGCCACGCTGCTCACCAAAGATGCAGCGGTGGAGCAACTCCACGATACGATCGTTCAGGCTGTCGGTTCACAAGACACGCAAAGAGGTCCGGTGATTCGGCGATAGATTTCATGCGGCTCTGTGTGTGGGTGATATCTTGAAGTCCTGCTTCGTCCAGAGGATCGATTGAACGAACAAAGCTGATGCCCCATCCGATTGTCCGTTCCCTCCTTGACTCCCGAAAAAATGGCTTGTTAAAGTCGGGCATATTGTGTTGTGAATCTCCGGTATGTCTTTTCCCTTCTCCGATAGGCTGTCGATGAAACAAATCTCTATCTTGATCGCAGTCCTTCTTTGGGTGGTGTGTTTTGCAAATATCTTTCTTGCACAAGCCGGCCAGGGATCAATCGAATTGTCTTCTCGGGCATCTACTCCCGGCGCAACCTTAGTCCTGAACGGGAAAGGGTTTGGAACCTTTAAGTCGACCCGGTTCAACCGAGTGACTGTCAACGGGGTGTCGGCGTTAGTGCAGCGGTGGGAAGCAGAGGTCATCGAGGTCAAGGTTCCCTTCAAGGCGACCAGCGGCCCAGTCGAAGTATTCATGGGAAAGAAGAAGAGGTCCGCTGGACCATTGATCATCATGGCTCCACAGATATCGGCTCTCACGCCTACGGAAGCCGAGCGCGGTGCCACGCTCCAGATCACTGGTCGGAATTTCGGCCTCTCGGCGGGTGCTCGCGATCCGAACACGATGTTCGGTGTCAATGACGTAGTGGTCGGCGGGGTCGTAGTGCGCCCCACGCGATGGAAAGACGACAAAATTGAGCTCGAAATTCCGCCGAACGCGGTGAGCGGCGATGTGGTGGTTCGACTGGCCTCCTCTGATCCACTACCGGACGGATCATGCTGTGCGCCGGTCGAGTACGTGGTGAGCAATGCTGTTCCGTTGAAACTGATCCCATCGATTCGAGTAGATCCGCTCAGTGGGCCTGTCGGTACCAAAGTGGTCTTGTTCGGCCAGGGGTTTGGGAATGCCAAAGAACTGATGGATGATGCCGTACTGATCGGAGGGCGGCCGGTGACCATCGCCCAATGGAAAGACGATGTCATCGTTTTCCATGTCCCGCTCGATGCGGAATCTGGTCCGCTTGTGCTGAAACGTCAAGGGCGGGAACGGGTGCTTGGACAGTTTACGGTCCATGTTCCCCGCGTCATTTCCATGAGTCCCGCCAGCGCCCCCATCGGGACGTTGCTGCGTATTAACGGCGAGCACTTTGGGTTTTACTCAGAGAGCGGATCGACTCCCTACAACTTCATGGATTTTAATACCGGTGAGAATCGCGTCGAAATCGGCGGGGTGCCGGCAGTGATCTACCGCTGGAACGACGATCGCATCGACGTCTGGGTGCCGTTCAGCGCAAAAACCGGCAAGGTCGTTATTTACCGGGGTGCCAACCGTCCGAACATAGGAGGACTCTGTTGTGCCGAGCGAGGAACTCAAGCCATTGAGGCCGGGGACTTCGCGCTCGTCACGCCGGCCATCGAGTCGTATGAACCGCATACCGCCGGGCTGGACGCTACGGTGACGATCAAAGGTCGAGGGTTCGGAACATTTCTCAAGACTGCCGAACATGCAGACCTTGGATTGAACCAGAAATCCTACAAGCGCCGAACGGACCTCGAAATCAACGAACCAGGCGAACACGCGACTGTCGTCTCGAATGTGTCACGAACCGAAGTCCTGTTCAACGGCACAGCCGCACTGGTTCAGTCATGGTCCGATGAAGAAATTGTGGTCACCGTACCGCATCGCAATCTCTACGGGATCGGAAAGAAGGGGGAGTTTTTTGATAACCTGGCG includes the following:
- a CDS encoding IPT/TIG domain-containing protein — its product is MKQISILIAVLLWVVCFANIFLAQAGQGSIELSSRASTPGATLVLNGKGFGTFKSTRFNRVTVNGVSALVQRWEAEVIEVKVPFKATSGPVEVFMGKKKRSAGPLIIMAPQISALTPTEAERGATLQITGRNFGLSAGARDPNTMFGVNDVVVGGVVVRPTRWKDDKIELEIPPNAVSGDVVVRLASSDPLPDGSCCAPVEYVVSNAVPLKLIPSIRVDPLSGPVGTKVVLFGQGFGNAKELMDDAVLIGGRPVTIAQWKDDVIVFHVPLDAESGPLVLKRQGRERVLGQFTVHVPRVISMSPASAPIGTLLRINGEHFGFYSESGSTPYNFMDFNTGENRVEIGGVPAVIYRWNDDRIDVWVPFSAKTGKVVIYRGANRPNIGGLCCAERGTQAIEAGDFALVTPAIESYEPHTAGLDATVTIKGRGFGTFLKTAEHADLGLNQKSYKRRTDLEINEPGEHATVVSNVSRTEVLFNGTAALVQSWSDEEIVVTVPHRNLYGIGKKGEFFDNLATGPLVVRRGSWDLLPDGTCCSPKKWVTIEAGPFTIEAKGLPVPDPDFWNYYMPDASPAQ